TGCCTTACTGATGTACTCTGCATACAAGCGACCCATATCGCCAAATCCTATGATGCCGACCTGAAAAGTCTCTTTCATTTTCCCAAAATCGAATCCCATTCTGTATAATTTCTTTggattttcaaataaatattattttaactttagtaaaaatagagaaacttttttaactaACATATAGTGACTTTTGCTTATATATCAAAGGATGGTGGTAACTAAGGGTAATGTGAATAAGCAGAATCGTTATGATACTGATTGATACACAAGTGGAAAACTATCtaaatacaatttttggttattttttgatattctACTTATAACTTCATACTTCTTGATAGCATTTGAATAAAGTATTGATTGTACTCgaattaatatatatgaGCAGCTAATTGTGGAATCTGCATAATCTGAGCtcatttttctaaattttaCTTCGTTAATTAACATTCAATCTAAAGCATTTGATCAAAAAATCTATTAGCTAAGAGAGTGAAATTTCAAAGCAGGCAAATACAAACAAACTGGTTTCCCAAGAGTAAACTGAAATACTCcaataaaagtaatttgAAATCTAAAGCACTTATTAAAGACCAAAAATAGCtgaatttttgaacaaaaaaatcgaaGACTAATCCTCATTAAAACATAGATCTTAAATAATCTCCAACACGCAGgcgctttaaaaaatgctttaagTAGTTTGAAACAATTGTCAGCacaaaaattctttttagtAGCTGAGAGAAATGTAATACCGATACTTTGTCGAATTATAAAGGAACTGTTGTCTACTTaatgatacaaaaaatCCTTAGCGTAAAATAAGTAATAAGTTCGGCTCAAAGGTATTAGAACATAatggaatttttatttagatAAACGACAATAAATTGTGCCTAACCACAAACTGCAAGTTTTTAGTCACATTGACAAGAACCGTTTTTTAATTAGCATATCAAAGATTGATGCAGTAAGTACtagtattgaaaatttcattttagcTTGTTTTTCGGCGATAAAACAACAGATATGCAGCTGAGGTGACAGTTTCTTCAGGACATACAGGAGTGACCCGTGAATCatcaaaacaataaaattgtCCATTGTCGGGATTTTTAGCAAATGCTGTGTAATGACCGCCTCCAAGACCGCCATAGTGATTATCGACAGCATAAAGCtcataaattaatttaggattttctttttcggACAATTTATAGCTACCCGTCCGCATAGACATATCTAAATTGTCAATAGGGAATTCAACTAAGTCGTCAATTTTATCCCTAAACCTTCTTTCACTGCTAAATCTCTTCAAAtggaaaatcaaaatttcgGGGCATCTCCAAATTtccatttgtttactagCCTGTCGAAATTCTTTGCATGTAGGACAGTACCAAGGATCTTCTTCACCCAGTTGCTCCGTTTTTTCGAACTCATCTAAACAATCATTCAAAGTAATGGTACGAGAATCTTCAGAATCATCCTTTTTGTCCGacaatattgtttttgattCTAGCCACAATGAACGTCCCATTTGAGGAGAAGAAGGTGCCACACTAAATACAAATTGATAGGATTTTTCAGGCCACTCACACACCAGCAAGTCACCCTGAATAAGCAAACGATCATTTTCCTTTGCGGTCAACTTGGTGTTTTCGTTACTCTTCGAAGGCTCAGGATATGAACCGGGTGCAACGTCTTTGAACTCACTGTCATCTTCTTCCTCAATTGAATGAGCATCTAAAGGATCGACCGTCGATTCTAAATCCTTTTTATCCCGTTCGGTTAACAAAGGCAAGTTAGAAACACTCATGTTCCAACCGGTAGggattttttcaaaccGATCATGGAAAACTCTCATTTCAAACAATGGTGTCTGACTATGATCCATATCAACATCCAACGGACCTTTTTGCACTTGTTCATCTTCGTGGCCAAGTTCCAAAGACTCCAACGagtcaatattttttaagttttttaaagttgtAAATTGCTGATATTTAAGTTTGAGCTTTTCACTTATAAAGGAAGCATCAGTAACTTCATTGTCTGACAATTGCAGGACAAATGGGTGACCAAAATCGCGTGAACTCATATAGGAGTTTGCCGAATTTGTAGAATCATCAGATATATGATAGACAGGAACCAAAATGTCATCAGATCCATCTTCGTACGGTCTCTCTAACTCATAAAGATaaatttcatcttcctcaGAAATCTCCATTAACAAAGATTTGGAAAGTTGTGTAAGGAACCTATAGAACCTTCCCTTATAAGTTTCAGTAACCAATATTTTCCTGTAATCGCTACATCCAGATTTTTCTGCGACATATTTGACAAGGTCTTCAATCGTCGCCGCCTTACTCTCGAGTACTACCTCAATAGCTAATGGAGTAAGATTTGTATCAGCTGGAATAAAGGTAACAGTATGCGACCATACTTGCTTGACAGGTAATGGAAGGGTAAGATCCATGAAAGGATCAAAGGTAATCGAGACGGTGTTACAAACAGGGCACACAAGGGTACTACGATACATGCCTTGAAATAAATCTACAATAAGAGAGTCATTCCTTAGTTTATGTAATCTCCAGCACTCCTCAGcagtattttttattttctcttcGTCCACTTCATACAAGTCGGGTTTAGAGGTATACGGCTTTTGATAGATTCTGTTCAAATCTTCATGTAGTCCATCTAGAAGAAAAGCTAAAAACTCTTGAGAATCCTGTTGGCCATATcccaaaaaagaatgattGAATTTACCAATAGTTGCTTTAAATTGCCTTGGAGCGAAAGAGGAATGTTCTGGAGAATATAAAGATTTTATAAGAGATGCAAATATACTGGCAACTTGGCCACCCATACCAAGGGGATTTGACTCATTTACTTGATTTTTCCACTCATCTGATGTAAAAAAGTCACGCAGTTCACGAGTGTGGGTTAAACATTGGAGTGCGGAATTCATATAACAAGTATTTCCAAGGTTGCTAAGACCACAGGTTCCTGGAAcccttttttcttgtttttgttCTTCATTAGATGATTGATTATTTCTCTGCTGAATTAAGAATTGTAGGCGAAGCGCACGGTCTACTGGCCATGTTTCATTTATCATGCATTCAGCCACTAATGAACAGCTACTGTCCATTCCCAGTTCTACCAAAGTCTTggatttttctaaaaaatcgataatttctttcgaattgatttttataaaagatGAGGGATCGATAGTTCTATGCAAAGGCTGATCCGTGTCAACTCTCCATAACCTAAACTGATCACTGGGGAGAGAAAGGGTATATTTAACCCCTTCCAATAGATCCTCTAAAGTACTTTTTGAGGAAAgagatatttttttaggCTTATGAGACTCATTCGCGTCCACAGCATTGGTGCTCAACAGTGTTAATGAAAAGATTGGTGGGTAAACTTCAACTACCAAATGAGGATGCGACTCTGAGCCCAGGTTTACAGTTTCCCTTGGAAATTCGGGTCCTTTTAGTCCATACCAGCGAACCAATAAATCCCATACATCTCGAGAAATGATGGTAAAATCAATCTCTTCTTGCAAATCCGGCTTCAACGTTCCAGTTTCTAAATCAGCAATATCTTCTTGATCTACCGGTCCAGGAAAGGGACCATCCTCTGCCAAATACGAGCAGAGTCGTTCATACCAACTATACGAAAGAATGTAATTGTCAACCTGTCCCAACTCAAGTTCGGGTTGATTGTTTACCAACTCGCCTATTAACTGCTTTTGTTCTGCAATAGAAGGAAGGTTCTTTGATATTTCTGAAGCATCACCCAAAGATATTGATTTTTGTGAAATATCATCCATGTTGGAAGAGCTTTGCGATTCCTCGCTCAAGGACCGCGGTCTTTTTCCGTGATATGAAGAAGTAGAACTTTCCGACAGAGAATCCATATAAAATGAAGTCTCTTTTGTCGATGTCAACAAGTCCAGCTCAATATGGAAAATTGCGTTGTTCAAATGGGAGGATAAgagaatttttaaaaacggTAAATTAATTCTGTTATCTCAAGTATTGACagaatatgaaaaaaaattgtaaatttctTATACATtaacaaatatttatttaaaaataagcCTAATGAGAACGTACATACGAATACTATAAACTCTACAAAATCTAGGCaggaaaaattaatattaaacAGAACTTActaattttgattattcTTGCAAGTTAAGTCAATTCAAAAGCAGGTTCAGTCGGTAAAATTACAGAAAGGTGAAACAGTGagaaattttattgaagCTCTACCACTTAAACACCGCAATTTTATAAACCCTTTAATTGTATAACCCATAATTCCtaaactaaaaatttaacagaccaatattttattataatttccCAAAAGAAAGAACAGAATGCACATTTCATAATCATTTGATAACCACATCTTACCGTAAAAACTTTAAGATTTACGCTTCATAGAGCGTAAAGGGTCGTGCCGATGCTTAGGATTCTTTCTAGATTTAAATACCTTTCGCCTAttgttctttttaaatggtACAAAGCCAATGTCCTTGTTAACGGCTTGCATTCCTTTTGGTAATAAATATTCAGGAACATGACGGAGATGTCTCTGGGTGTGACCAAGGCGAACACTGGAAACAGTATCGTGAGTTAATGATAGTAACTCATCTGGATTTTCAGCAAAGTAAGATTTCAACTTCTCTGAAATAAGTAATTCCTGTTTCAATTCAGCAGCTCTTGCGGCTGAAACAGCAACGGTAGTAACAGCACGAAGAGCATCTTCCATACGATAGCGGAAAGCATCAATTTGATTCTTATCAAATGAGTAAGGTTGTAGGctaatttgctttttttctaaGCGACGTAAAACGGACTCATCTTTTTTACAGGATTCCAGACTCGTAGGCTTATGTTTGCCAACCTCTGATTTGGGCACTACAAAAGACATAGCGGTTCCAGGTTTTCCAGCTCTTGCTGTTCTGCCGATTCGATGGATATAAGATTTTGTGTTACTAGGCATATCAAAATTTAGAACACAAGCcacattttcaaaatcaagaCCACGAGCAACACCATACTCCTTATCTTGTTTaactcttttctttttcttggaTTTGTCCTTTGCAGCAGCTAAAATGGATTCATCATTGACATCTGCATTCTCCTGATCCTTCATTTTATCTAAAGTTGGCTGATCAGTAGAAATTACTTCTTCTTCGACAAAATCAACattattttccaattcttcTATTTCACCCATCATTCCACTTTCATCAGTAGCAATAATGATTTGATACAAGCCTTTATTATATTGTTCTAAGATGTGTAAACGGGAGTTTACAGGAAGCTCAGAGTTGAGCACTAAGCTCTTCAGACCAAACTGCtccaaaaaaagttttagtCGGTAGCATCGGTTTATTTCGTTCACAAAAATCAAgatttttcctttaattaATCTGAGTTTGAGAAGGATGTACGCTAGCAAAAACTTGTCTTGCTCAGAGCATTTAACAACGTACTGAGTTAACTTTCCACTTGCTTCTTTATCCTTTACTGCTAAGATAAACGGATTCCGACAAACTAACTTTTGTAAGGATGCAATGTTCTTGGAAAGTGTGGCAGACATTAAGAAGGATTGAGTACCACGGGGAAGGGACCTACTAAGGGTTTTCATGTCTTCGTTATATCCAAAAGAGAGCATTAAATCGGCTTCATCGATTACAAGGAATTTTAACTTATCCAATGGAAGTACACCAGATGCGACATGAACAACACAACGACTAGGTGTTGCAATTACAATATCAGGAAGATCGAGAAGAAGAGGACGTTGTACGGTATCAGAGCTATTCGTCGCAACATTGATAAATCTAATATGCTTGCTGCAAAAAGCAGTAAGTTTTTCCAATACATTGTATACTTGTTGAGCCAATTCTCTTGTAGGAACTAAaagcaaagcaaaaattcCACGTTGATTTTCAtcgatttgtttttgcttcaaCAGTAATTCCAAAATGGGAATCAAATAAGCAGCCGTCTTACCAGAACCAGTTCTTGCTTGAGCTACCAAGTCTTTTCCTTCTAATGCTAAAGGGATTGTTTCGCTTTGGACTGAAGTAggtttttcaaattcacaTTTATGAATGGCTCTTTGCAATCTAGGATCTAAATTAAAGTCcgaaaaagttttttcagAACTCTCTTCACGTATTCCACCAGATTTTTCCATATTATCAGCTTCAAatgattaaattaaatatttttgtgtGATTGCGCTAATCAAAGACAGAAATAAAACAcacaaaatatattatttgcAAATATCCGCAATTATGTTATTAATCCTTTGTTAGTTTGGCATAAGCTTAAATTTGACACAAATTTTATGAagatggaaattttttcacCTGAAATTAGTGTAGAATCAAGTTATACGCGGTATTGGTTTTTGTTTGGTGTATCAAgagaatgaagaaatattttcacTTGGATCACAAAACGAGCACACAAATTTTAtgttaaaatttgaatCAATTCCGAGCTATTTAATCATTATGCaaagttaattttttataaaaaatttaaaagagcAGCTTTTCTCTATAAACTggctttcttttttactaatttttcGAAAGTTTATTTAACGATCTCGACATGCGAATCACTATGATGACAAACTACAGTTAAATGGGAAAACATGTTAACGTAGTACGTAGGAAATACAGTTAAATACCAAGAAAAAATAGGAATTCCTTGTGcaaaatgcttttaaagcaaatttattataattcACTTTCTATCGGTCTATATTAAGTTCAACTGTATATTGCGGAAAGCAACCTATGT
Above is a genomic segment from Schizosaccharomyces pombe strain 972h- genome assembly, chromosome: III containing:
- the ubp12 gene encoding CSN-associated deubiquitinating enzyme Ubp12, which encodes MDSLSESSTSSYHGKRPRSLSEESQSSSNMDDISQKSISLGDASEISKNLPSIAEQKQLIGELVNNQPELELGQVDNYILSYSWYERLCSYLAEDGPFPGPVDQEDIADLETGTLKPDLQEEIDFTIISRDVWDLLVRWYGLKGPEFPRETVNLGSESHPHLVVEVYPPIFSLTLLSTNAVDANESHKPKKISLSSKSTLEDLLEGVKYTLSLPSDQFRLWRVDTDQPLHRTIDPSSFIKINSKEIIDFLEKSKTLVELGMDSSCSLVAECMINETWPVDRALRLQFLIQQRNNQSSNEEQKQEKRVPGTCGLSNLGNTCYMNSALQCLTHTRELRDFFTSDEWKNQVNESNPLGMGGQVASIFASLIKSLYSPEHSSFAPRQFKATIGKFNHSFLGYGQQDSQEFLAFLLDGLHEDLNRIYQKPYTSKPDLYEVDEEKIKNTAEECWRLHKLRNDSLIVDLFQGMYRSTLVCPVCNTVSITFDPFMDLTLPLPVKQVWSHTVTFIPADTNLTPLAIEVVLESKAATIEDLVKYVAEKSGCSDYRKILVTETYKGRFYRFLTQLSKSLLMEISEEDEIYLYELERPYEDGSDDILVPVYHISDDSTNSANSYMSSRDFGHPFVLQLSDNEVTDASFISEKLKLKYQQFTTLKNLKNIDSLESLELGHEDEQVQKGPLDVDMDHSQTPLFEMRVFHDRFEKIPTGWNMSVSNLPLLTERDKKDLESTVDPLDAHSIEEEDDSEFKDVAPGSYPEPSKSNENTKLTAKENDRLLIQGDLLVCEWPEKSYQFVFSVAPSSPQMGRSLWLESKTILSDKKDDSEDSRTITLNDCLDEFEKTEQLGEEDPWYCPTCKEFRQASKQMEIWRCPEILIFHLKRFSSERRFRDKIDDLVEFPIDNLDMSMRTGSYKLSEKENPKLIYELYAVDNHYGGLGGGHYTAFAKNPDNGQFYCFDDSRVTPVCPEETVTSAAYLLFYRRKTS
- the dbp9 gene encoding ATP-dependent RNA helicase Dbp9, which codes for MEKSGGIREESSEKTFSDFNLDPRLQRAIHKCEFEKPTSVQSETIPLALEGKDLVAQARTGSGKTAAYLIPILELLLKQKQIDENQRGIFALLLVPTRELAQQVYNVLEKLTAFCSKHIRFINVATNSSDTVQRPLLLDLPDIVIATPSRCVVHVASGVLPLDKLKFLVIDEADLMLSFGYNEDMKTLSRSLPRGTQSFLMSATLSKNIASLQKLVCRNPFILAVKDKEASGKLTQYVVKCSEQDKFLLAYILLKLRLIKGKILIFVNEINRCYRLKLFLEQFGLKSLVLNSELPVNSRLHILEQYNKGLYQIIIATDESGMMGEIEELENNVDFVEEEVISTDQPTLDKMKDQENADVNDESILAAAKDKSKKKKRVKQDKEYGVARGLDFENVACVLNFDMPSNTKSYIHRIGRTARAGKPGTAMSFVVPKSEVGKHKPTSLESCKKDESVLRRLEKKQISLQPYSFDKNQIDAFRYRMEDALRAVTTVAVSAARAAELKQELLISEKLKSYFAENPDELLSLTHDTVSSVRLGHTQRHLRHVPEYLLPKGMQAVNKDIGFVPFKKNNRRKVFKSRKNPKHRHDPLRSMKRKS